The window TCAATAAGCCTTTCTAAAACTTTCGCTTGGAAGGTAATTATTAAATTCTTAAATTTATATGGTGTTTTTTCAAATAAATACTCAACCTTTAATATCTCTTCAGAATCCCTATAAGTATTTTCTATTGCCATCTTATAATTCTCTCTTTCATCATAAAAATATTATACCGTTTTTTATGATTATAAATAAAAAAACCTCTCAATAGAGAGGTTTTATGTTTATTAGATAACGAAGTTTCCGTTTTCAAATACTAAGACTTCAGTACCATCATGTTTAGTACCAACAATCTTCATATCTGCTGAACCAAACATAAAGTCAACGTGGTTAAGTGAGTTATTATAACCCTTCTTTTCTAACTCTTTGATTGGTGTTTGATTACCATTTTTAATGTTCATTGGATAAGCTCTACCTAATGCCATATGACATGAAGCATTTTCATCATATAAAGTATTTAAGAATAAGATATCCATATTTGAGATTGGTGAGTTATGAGAAATTAATGCAATTTCTCCAATGTATTTAGAATTTTCATCTAATTCTAAGATACTTCTTAATGCATCTTTATCAACTAAAGCATCATAGTTAACTACTTTACCATCTTTAAATTCTAACCAGAACTTATCAATGATTCTGCCTTGGTTATTTAGTGGTTTAGTTGCCACTACTTTACCTTGAGTACCAAATTTATATGGCATTGTGAATGATTCTTCTGTTGGAATATTTGGGTTGAAGACAACACCATTACCTGCAGTTTCAGAACCACCAGCCCAAATATGGTCTTCAATTAATTCAACAATTAAATCAGTTCCTAATGAATTTGTGAAGTGTAATGATTTAAAGTTTGCAGCATTTAATTTTTGATTATTTGTATGTAAGTATTCGTTATGTTTTACCCAATTTTCAACTGGATCAGTAGTTTCATCAACTCTAACCGCCTTGAAGATTGCATCCCATAATTTTTCAACTGCTTCTTGAGTTTCTACACCTGGGAATAGTTTAGTAGCCCATGTTGGATTACTTGCAGCAACGATTGTCCATTGTGACTTATTGCCCATTGTATGTTCTCTGAAGAATTGAATTGGTTTCATTGTAGCCATTTGAACTTCTTGCATCTTCTTAGAATCTACACCAGCCATCGCGTTTGGCACTGGTGATACGATTGAGATGAATGCTGCATTATTGTCTACAAAATATTTATATTGATCAATCGAGTGTTGAGGCATTTCTTTTAACGCTTCTACATCTGCATAATCATAAGAAAACTTTGAAATTCTTTCATCTGACCAAATAATATGAACCTTTTTTGCTCCAGCAATATAAGCTTGTTTAGCTACTTCTCTTGTTAATTCAACTGCTTCAGTTGTTGTTCTTAAAACAACGTGTTGACCTTTTTGTACATTCGCGCCAGTTCTAACAGCTAAACGTGCGTACTTTTCTAATAATAATTGATTTGGCATTTTCTACACCTTAACTTTCTCTATTTTATTAACTATATATCCTTTTTCAGAAGATGAAGCATAAACTAATAAATACTTCTCATCCAACAGTTTTACATAGTCATTATATTCTTTTGGGAATATTGTAGCACTTATTTCTTCTTTTCCGCAATCAAAATCGACAAAACACATGTTCGCATTCTGTTTTGTCTTAATAGTTTTTACTTTTAAGACTTTTCCAATGAATTTAACTTGATTCTTAGTAAAATCCGGGTTTTCTAAACCATATTTTTCTGTGAGTGTTTTAAAAGTTAAATCCATCACATAATATAGATTAAATCCAATTGCTTCTTTTTCATGTGCTTTTAAGATTTCAAAATCTAATTCAGAAAATTCTTTTTCTTTATAATCATCTAAGAAGTTTTCAAATCCTGTTTGATTAAGATTGGTTGATGCTAACATGGTTGCATGCGTTAATCCAAATGAATCTAGTGCACCAGCATGAATAAGTGAAATTAAATTCTTCTCATTTAAGATTCCCTTCATTCTTACTTTAAACTCATTGTAATCTTTAAATGGACCTTTTGCTCTTTCTTCTAAGATCTTTTCAACGGTATTAACACCCAGACCCTTAATTAATAATAGGGGGGAAAGAATACTATACTTTGTTTTAATAAATTTATCGGTACTATAACGAATATCAGGTTTTAAAACATCATATTTTTTACTTCTAACTTCTTTAACGTAGTTTTCTACCAACTCAGTGTTTGATGTGACACTGCTTAAGAGAACAGACATAAATGTTTGGAAGTAGTGTGTTTTTAAATATGCCATTTGATATGCTAAAAGGGCATAAGCTACTGAGTGACTTCTATTAAAACCATAATCAGCAAAGCGTTCAATATAATCATAAATCTTTAACGCTACCTTTTCGTCTCTTCCGTTTTCAATTGCTTTTTTAACAAAATTAGATTTTTCTTTTTCTAGAATCTCTTTATCTTTTTTAGCAATTCCACGACGTAGCAAATCAGCTTGGCTTAATGAGTATCCTGCAAACATTTGAGCAATTTTCATGATTTGTTCTTGATATACGATAATACCAAACGTTGGTTTTAAAACCTCATCAATTGATGGGTCAACTAACTCAAACCCACCACCGTGGCGACTTTTAATGTATGAATCAATAAAATCCATTGGACCCGGTCTAAATAATGCGAGTAAAGCAACGATATCTTCAAAGGTTTCCGGTTTTAATTTTCTAATGACATTTTTCATGCCATAGCTTTCTAGTTGAAAAATACCTGTTGTTTCTACATTCTTTAAAGTTTCAAAGGTTTTTTTATCATCAAGCGGAATATCCGATAATTTTGTATCTATCTTTTCTAGTTTATAAATTTCATCAATAATTGCTAAGTTTCTCAAGCCTAAGAAATCAATCTTTAAAAAACCTAATGATTCTAAATCACTTGCTTCTAGTTGTGATTGAAGCATGTCATGAGGCCCTTTTTGTAGCGGAACAAAATCATCTAAATTTTCTTTAGATAAAATAATACCTGCTGCATGGGTTCCTGTTTGACGTGGGAGTCCTTCTAATGTTTTTGCCACGCTAATTAATTCAATTGCTTCATAATCCGTTTCATCAAGTTTATTTTTTTGCATCGCATTGATAATTGCGGTTGTTCTTGAATTATCTAATTTTAAGATTCTTGCAATATCTCTAATTGAAGACTTTTCAGCAAATGTGGTGAATGTTGAAATTGTAACAACATGTTTTTCACCATATTTGTTTTTAACATAATCAATCACTAAATCACGTTTGTTATCTGGAAAGTCTAAATCGATATCAGGCATTGTTCTTCTATCAATATTTAAAAATCTTTCAAATAATAAATCATATTGAATAGGATCAACTTCTGTGATTCCTAAACAATATGCAACTAAACTTCCGGCTGCACTACCACGTCCGGGACCAACTAAGATATCGTTTGTTTTGGCAAACTTAACAAAATCATAAACAATTAAGAAGTAATCATTATAACCCATTTGATCAATCACGTTTAACTCATGAACTAATCTATCTTGGTATACTTTTTCATTTTTATGTTCAATTTTTTCTAAGCGCTTCTTCAAACCTAATTTTGCTAATGCTTCTAGGTAAGATTTTGCATCAACATTATCTTTTGTTGGATATTTTGGTAATTCAAATTTATTATTTAAATAAGTATATTTTGTATTTTTAAAGACTTCATATTGAAAGTCAAAAATTCCATGTTCTTTTTTATATTCTTTTATTAAGTCTTGTTTAGTAATTAAACTTAAATCTTCATATGATTCTTCATATAAATTATTTTCAATTTTCCTTAAGACATGATATGTTTTTTGATCTTCTTTATTTGCATAACTTATTTTTCTTGTAGGTAGTAAACCAATTTCTAATTCTCTAGCAATTTCTTTTAAATACGTTGTTACATTTGTTAAAAGTTCGCTTTGATTTGAAACGCCAATATAGAATGATTTTATTCTTTCTTTTAAATATTTAAAAATTTCAGTTAAAAGTTCTTTATTCGCATAGTTATTTAATATATAGCTTTGGAAACTTGGTATAACTACAACCAACTCTTTTAAATCACTAATCACATCAGCAAAGTTTAACTCATCACTTACTTCTTTTTTTGTTGCAAGTTTAGTTAAAATTTTTAACTCTTTATCATTTCTTGCATAAACTAAGAAATTTAAATTCATTTCTCTAAAATTAAGTTTAATATCTAACCCAATAATTGACTTTATTTGATACTTTTCACTTAACTTCAAAAATTTATATAAAGCATGTAGATTATCATCTACCAATGAA of the Acholeplasma hippikon genome contains:
- a CDS encoding aminopeptidase, producing the protein MPNQLLLEKYARLAVRTGANVQKGQHVVLRTTTEAVELTREVAKQAYIAGAKKVHIIWSDERISKFSYDYADVEALKEMPQHSIDQYKYFVDNNAAFISIVSPVPNAMAGVDSKKMQEVQMATMKPIQFFREHTMGNKSQWTIVAASNPTWATKLFPGVETQEAVEKLWDAIFKAVRVDETTDPVENWVKHNEYLHTNNQKLNAANFKSLHFTNSLGTDLIVELIEDHIWAGGSETAGNGVVFNPNIPTEESFTMPYKFGTQGKVVATKPLNNQGRIIDKFWLEFKDGKVVNYDALVDKDALRSILELDENSKYIGEIALISHNSPISNMDILFLNTLYDENASCHMALGRAYPMNIKNGNQTPIKELEKKGYNNSLNHVDFMFGSADMKIVGTKHDGTEVLVFENGNFVI